The following proteins are co-located in the Nonlabens ponticola genome:
- a CDS encoding cytochrome c oxidase subunit 3, translating into MSEVADLPMKQRIARSKKQMMWFAIASLVMMFAGLTSAYVVSSARRDWVDIDLPQEFYYSTGVILLSSLTLFLAKRLILKGDRAAGMIFTVVTFVLGTTFVVMQFAGFQSIIDMGYRFTGAASNVNASFIYVIVAAHLAHIVAGLIALLVMTVQTLRSKYTPDNILGFELGSMFWHFVDVLWIYLLLFLAFAKDIF; encoded by the coding sequence ATGAGTGAGGTTGCAGATTTACCTATGAAACAGCGCATCGCGCGATCCAAAAAGCAAATGATGTGGTTTGCCATTGCAAGTCTGGTCATGATGTTTGCGGGTTTGACTAGTGCCTATGTAGTAAGTAGTGCCAGACGTGACTGGGTTGATATAGATCTACCACAGGAATTTTATTACAGCACTGGTGTTATTTTATTAAGCAGCTTGACATTGTTTCTAGCAAAGCGCTTGATCCTTAAGGGTGATCGTGCGGCTGGAATGATTTTTACCGTGGTGACTTTTGTTCTGGGTACCACGTTTGTGGTAATGCAGTTTGCTGGATTTCAAAGCATTATTGATATGGGTTATCGCTTTACTGGTGCAGCAAGTAATGTAAATGCATCCTTTATATACGTGATTGTTGCGGCTCACCTGGCGCACATCGTTGCTGGACTCATTGCGCTTCTTGTGATGACTGTTCAAACATTGAGAAGTAAATACACGCCTGATAATATTTTAGGATTTGAGCTAGGCTCCATGTTTTGGCACTTTGTAGACGTATTGTGGATATACTTGCTGCTATTTTTAGCCTTTGCGAAAGATATTTTTTAA